Proteins encoded by one window of Cloeon dipterum chromosome 2, ieCloDipt1.1, whole genome shotgun sequence:
- the LOC135938077 gene encoding uncharacterized protein LOC135938077, which yields MHDLVLDETKDGTFAYISRWEERNIVVFSLARNESWIVKTPGIEVFSIALSPEDHEPRQLYFGHYYSFELFSISVAALRSGTGTANPKIIGKWTAKPYRLMIDNHGTMYAAFLWENYILSWNTSEPFQEKRFHKVTGIFANRQFAFSLDQNGTFWMTETDAKKEPRYMLRLLKTAVGEKSSEALPVAQATSQLQKRSIQTEKLPFKVILICSVVFNLILLGLIILRKKRITCESDEMTVLYENHGYVNLRPRFP from the exons ATGCACGACTTGGTACTCGACGAAACAAAAGATGGAACCTTTGCCTACATCTCGCGGTGGGAGGAACGAAACATtgtcgtgtttagtttggCAAGAAATGAATCTTGGATTGTGAAAACGCCAGGAATTGAGGTTTTCTCCATTGCCCTGTCCCCTGAGGATCACGAGCCGAGACAGCTCTACTTCGGCCACTACTACTCCTTTGAACTGTTTTCAATTTCCGTCGCCGCACTTCGCAGTGGGACTGGAACTGCAAATCCGAAAATAATCGGAAAATGGACTGCGAAACCTTACAGGTTGATGATAGACAACCACGGGACCATGTATGCCGCATTTTTGTGGGAAAACTACATTCTCTCTTGGAACACTTCCGAGCCATTTCAGGAGAAGCGTTTTCATAAG GTCACAGGAATCTTTGCTAATAGACAATTTGCTTTTTCCTTGGATCAAAATGGAACTTTTTGGATGACGGAGACAGATGCAAAAAAAGAGCCGAGATACATGCTAAGGCTTTTGAAGACTGCAGTCGGAGAAAAATCCTCCGAGGCTTTGCCAG TTGCGCAGGCCACCTCCCAGTTGCAGAAGAGAAGCATCCAGACTGAAAAATTGCCTTTCAAAGTCATTCTTATCTGCTCCGTCGTATTTAACCTGATCCTATTGGGTTTGATCATCCTGAGAAAGAAGAGGATCACCTGCGAGAGCGATGAAATGACCGTTTTGTATGAAAACCACGGATACGTCAATTTGAGGCCCCGTTTCCCCTGA